From the genome of Plectropomus leopardus isolate mb chromosome 4, YSFRI_Pleo_2.0, whole genome shotgun sequence:
CGAGGGAGCTCTTACAGGGTATGTGCGGGTGTGCAGGTGCGACCACCTGTTATAGTGTGTTCTGCTTTACAGTTACATGAACACAAAGCAGGCATGAAGGGAGTCACAAGCGCTTTGAATAAGTCAGCCATTTAAAACAACCCTTGGTGCCACAAAGGCAGCAGATCCAAGCATCAAGCCCTGCAGCTGAGGTTTCCTGGCCCCTTTTTGATGGAAGAAAGGTTTCCCATCACTTCCAAGCTATTACCTCCATACAGTTAGGGATTACATAGAAGCAGGAGCAGGGACACTCTGTCTaccaatctgtttttttatttgaaaactcCCCCAAGCTTTTCCATTATCTTCTCCATATCAAGCTTGACCTGAAGAGAAAACCTGGCTTCAGAAGGGTCAATGCAGTCTAGACTTTCTCCTCATCCTGCACAGCTGACCCCCACCTCCACCCACATCCTGCATATTGCCTTAGGCTACAAGAGGGATgcgcctccccctcctccttatTCCCTCTCACCTCAAGCCCCTGCCTCCTTTGGTCCAGTTCCCCATTTCCCACCTACAATAGCATCTCCCGTCACCATAATCTTTCTATTTCACTGGCCCGCCCCTTGGGCTTAAGAGGTCTAGAGATGGAGATGGGATTTGTCTCTCAATTGACAGCACTGCTGTTGTGCTTTCTGGCTGTCCACTCGTACACTAGAACGAACggtcaaatatatatatatatttttaaagagaagTCATGCGCTGTATGTCCAGACATCGATATGTTGGATGTTAAAGATATTTGACTTCATAGAGATGATGAAAAGAAGAGCCGAAAGCAGAAAATGAGTTACAGCTATCTAatgatactaataataatatctatTACTTGTGATAAAATATGATATGAAGGACTATTACTCACTGTAATGATGCTGCCAATAAACCTCATGTTATACCATCACTACTGCCGCTTCTTTTGCAGTACTACTATGTGTACtgcaactgctgctgctactaatAAAATATGGTTTTAGTAACATATTAAATATAGAATTTACTGTAACCAACAGCgattaaacatgaataaatggATTTTAGGTAAATGATGAAAGGACTtgcatttgtatagcacctttcttGTCTTCCAACCAAAACGCTGTAACACcaaatgtcacattcacccattcacacacacatcacacactgctGGTCAAGGCTACCGTATAAGCTGCCACCTGCTATTCAGTTAAATTCATAAGCATTCACATGCCAATGGTACAAGCGCCGTGACTCACTTTCTTGTCCAAGGATACTTCCACATGTAGACAGGAGGAGCGGGGGATCGAACCGCAGACTCTCGGATTAGCTGATGACCCGCTCTaccctgagccacagctgccacTTGGAGCAACAAGCTGtcaacacaacactgacatattatcacCTTTTAAGTAAGGTGATAgtgtgtaactttttaaaaaacagctgcttctATACACATCCAGCGGttacaaagcaaaaacatcttCATCCATTTGGAGTCATGAATTTTCACCACCTGATAAATTTAagtccacactgtaaaatctgacaagttgatacGGCTTTAAAAAACTCTAGGAAACcgattgctttgaaaaatataactaaacataactattagtcttaatttatgtttaccttatatctaattgttaagtttatcTAAAATCTATGGTTACTccattttgtaaagttgttgcaacttaaaaaaggccgagtttaattaaatcaatctttctaagttttatcAACTTCAgcaaaccaagtttactgtgctatatattgGTATTCTGCTGGTCATATTTGTGTattcttaaatatgtttttgttttttttcacagaacttgcagatctcctaacttcatcattctCTTTTTTGATGGTCAAGTTAAGTCCGACTGTCTTTGTTTACAGAAGTTGCTAACTCTTTTCAATACAATACGACAATTTCAGTCgtcattttcattcatgtcTGGAGTGCCTtactcagcctgctgcccctgcGACCCGGCCCCCGGATAAGCAGCTTTACAACATTAAGTTAATACAGCTAAAtataacaattagatataaagtaaacatacatttagattaatagttatatttactttactttgtcAAGGCAATCgttttccaagattattttaagttacCTCAACcaaattttacagtgcagtataTGCTCTATTTTAGCTCTGAATTTCTCTTCACCAAGTCCTGACGGGTATATCTGGCACTTATGTTGTTAAATACTCCATTAGTTTACCGGCTACTCACTAACTGTGTCTGTTTGCCCTTTGGTGCTGAGCAAGCGGTATACAGTAGgtttttagagcattttttctctgaaaacagctgcctacTGCAGCTGGAAACAATGTTTACAAGAGCGGTTAGACTGAACCAACAcagtccaaaacaaacagtgagctgaaagatgctgaAATGCTCCGTAAAGCTGAGAGAAACTTTAGAGTCAGATAATTGTTGTGGTAATGgtaatggacctgcacttgtatagtgccTTTCTAGTCTTCCACCCACTCAAAGCGCCTTTACacaacatgtcacattcacccattcacacactggtggtcAAGGCTACCATACATGACTGGTACTCAGTAacccttcacacacacttacacaccaGCGGATCAGCCACTGGGACTCATTTGGGCACAGCGATACTTCAACATGCGGACTGATCCACCAATCTTCCAATTAATGGACAGATACTAGTTTTATATACTGCGTTGTAGCATGAGGCATGTAGTTTTATATCTTTACAGACTTTTCACATTCAGCACTTTAtacatatttgtcattttatgtattcACATACTTGCACCAATTGTTTCTGttattattgtatttctatgttatatttttacatactttgtgctagtacttatttctactttctaAAATTCTCTACACTTGGCATCGGGGCAACTGCAACGAACCACAATTTCCccctggggatcaataaaatatttctgattcatataaaattataatacattaagacaaaaaataccAAGAGCAATTAGACACGAAACAGGAAAATCTGCTACATTAAAGCACATGCAAAGATGTGATCTCTAAGTACGTCTGAgtgtaaataacattttaatagtGAGGTTGTAAACTGGTCTTCAGAAGAAATGAATTTGGTATACATGCAAATTAGCTTAATTGCCAAAATGAGCCTGCACGGTTCACTGTTAAATCATATATCTTAAATACTGACCATCAGCCATCAGATGGGTCAGAGCTAGAAGCAAAAACAATGCTAACGCTCGTGTATTTAACTGCTATTACAGGGCATGTAAAAAAGgcttggcatttaaaaggtgtACTCCTACACACTTCAGTTGTAAATAATGTATAGGCTGCAGGATGTGTGTGCATCACTGACATGTAATCCGTGGTAAAATGGGATGTGATGTTGACGACGATTTTAGACCACAGTGTCAATGTTTACAATTAACCCCCATTTCAGCTGAATGATTATCTTGCCTTGGTGAATTTTCTGCAGGTTACAGGCAAAACACACTTATCTCAGGGCCCCTGGATACTGCGATTTGTCTGGGATTGCTCAGTTCAAGCATATTTTCTCATTGCCTGCCCAGTTACTAGACTGCATATTAAAACATCCGAATCAAATGCCAGTAAGGATGTAGCCTTGGTCGTAagttaaagttttattttaaccacAAATTttatgacctggaaaaaaattaccacattattattacattattggttttattattaAGCAATCAAATTATGGGTAGTTACATTTGGTGCATTCAGAGACAGAGCTGCATAATGAGTGCGCCACATTTCAAATAGCAAAAAGCCACTTTCTATTACGACTAAGGCCATCTATTATGATAACAAAGGACGAGTAAATGTAAGTGCACAGAGGTCATTTTTGAAGGCAACAGAGATaaactgggatttttttctttcctaaaatTTCCTTCAAAGCGAGAAACAACGAAGGGAACAGGGgacaagggagaaaaaaatcttcattgAATATTCATTAACCGGTGCCTAGGTGTATACATGGCTCTTAACCACTCTTGTTTATGACTTAAGGACTTGTAGTACTGACCTTAgtttaacacagcagcagatacCAAATTAACCTCTAGCCTCCACAGGGCTAGCCATGCCCTGCTAACAAGCAACCTGTCTAGACACACAAGAAGTACTTTATGATTCCACCTCTCAcaatcctctctctctctctgcctctctctctctttctctcaacctctctgtctctgttaacACGTACTGGCAcatcctccctccctctatCCTCTTCTATCTTTCACCTCACCATTTCATCCCTATTTTGCCCCTGCACCATTTTTCATGTACCTCCCAAGCTGTGCAGTGTGTGGGTCATGCACCCAGCAACCACAGTTTTATCAGATGGTGGACTTTCTCTTATCCTTCACAACACAGCCTGGCCATAGCAgagtaaaataatgaaaagatcTAAAAATCAACAGGTTGCTTGAATTCAgttacactcacacaaaaaagaacCTGAGCGATGATATGATGCATTAATAACTGTACTATATACATATCAAAGCAAACAGCAGATGTCCCTCTCAGTTAATTTTAAGACCAGTGATAGGAATtccaaaaaagactttaaaaaacataaagtctCTGCTGCAATAAGGTCACCTGACTACTTTTGGGTATTATATACACAGTATGGTTCATATTAAAGGGTCAAGATTAAGAAAACAATTGTACAAAAGGCCTAATAGGCTTCTGTCAACTAAAGCTGAGGaaactaaaatataatgttCTTTGCATGGCAAGACAAATCTctcaaaaaagcaaatattgttgcattttcaaTAGTTTTACTGCGTTTAATATTGATATCCACAATCTCttctgtcccttttttttctctaagaacaaaatactaaaattatCAGCAAATAGTGAAATATACttgttatatatatatcccCCAACCCAAGGGTGATACATTGATTGTTTAATTCAGTTCACTATTgtatatgacaaagaaaagcatcaaatcctcacatttaagaCAAATCAATTTGACTTGTTGTTGCAGCTCTACTGTACTTACAGTTTGCACTCAGATCCAGACATTGTTCTCTTTTCCATCCTGGCAGATCAGACCTTAACCCAGCATCCGTACATCTGGTGACCAGCTTCATGTCCACTGTCCAGCAGCAGCCAGAGACTGTGAAAGTTTGCATGGGTCCATGGAGGCTGTGCTATAAAAGCTAAACATAGTGCAGGAGACAAGACATACATTTCAAGGTCAGATTATGTGGCGTACAGGTCTGTGAAATTCAGTGCATTCCAGGGATCactttgaaaatgtataatttctTCATAATAAAGGTTTACATGGTCATATTTAGATGTTAGGATTCATTTTTCTATTGAAAagaatgacataaaacaaaccacaaatccgtatttgtaaaagaaatgaaagaaatgaagaattTGAACTTTGAACTTAAAATGAATCAAGATGTGTTAATGAtcaaaatggcaattttttttcatattgcttCTGTTTTATGgccttttaaaattaaaattctatgttggttttatctttgtttttataataagtTTCCTTGACAACTTCTtttaaaggcattgaatttgtagttttgtgttttaccATGAACAGTCtgcaacaaaaatgatcttgctgtgacaatatgaaaatatgaaatattaaacagaCATTTACAAATAACCAAATACTAAGAGGAAAAGTCACTTAGATTTTCCTGGGAGCTGGGATTATACTGCTGTTATATGCACCACCTCAGCATAAGACTATGCTGACTATACTAATAACATTTTAGAATACTTCAAATATCTATATAGAATCAAATATTGAACCTAATATGATCTTATCTTCATGTATCTATAACGTAAAGAATTATGCAGCTGTGGTTACCAGAATAATTCTCTAAAAATACAGAGATGTAAACAACTTTAGAGACCTACCTACCCACCTATAAactttacaatttaaaatgcttgtaattcaaatgtaaaactgttgaaattacatttttaaactttaatttctgCAATTCCAACACCAGTCACCTTATATGTAAACCCCCTCAAATTAAAGTAATAGTTAAAAATCTacacattataaaaaatataatcatttttctttcaatttcaaatAGCTGTTATGGGCATATAAGTTAACTTTTTTgtcaatgtcctaaaatgtatgccaaaacatttttttacagtaaccATCAAGGAAAGTTTTAAGAAACATTCAAAAGTAACACTCAAATGTTTTAAGATTTATTGTAAAATCCATTTGTAGGCTACATATTTATCTGTAAATTATAACATATgagtttgtaaaatgttatacagttactttttttttttttaatctaccttaaacaaaaaaaaaaacccttatttTATCACTGACATGTAATTTTAACAGAAGTTTGAGTTCTCCCACTGTGTCACCGCGCTCTTCAGAGGTTTGTCCTCACTCAGTCGCCGTACACTGCTCGCCTTTGATTGGTCAATCCCCGGCCCATGCCAAATACGATCGTTAGGAGAACGTCTGTCGGGTAAGTGAAATGCGACCAAACATGCagctaataataacaattataagATGCAAATAACTATTTGAGCTCTCGCTTCGATTCCAATAAACGTTAACAATGTAATTACAAGGATAATGCCCTTCTCGCATAGTTATACGCAAAAATAATCGATGTAGAGTTTACGGTTAGCGTGTTAGCTTCAGTGATTAGCAAGCAACTAAAGCTACTTTCCCCACACTGCCTTTTAGCCATTATCACTCATTATCGATAGTGTTTGTTCACATCAGAAACACTGATAACTTCCCACAGGTAATACATACAGTAAAAAAGACTATGGGTTTGAACGAGTTAGCGGGTTAGAGTACGAGTTAGCTGGTGTAACGCTAGCAAGCTAACGTAGCTACTAGAAATACACTGCGACCATAACATCTGACATTACTGTTTGTCTTCTGCTCTTTAAAATTACAGTCAAGATGAGTCTGAGAAAACAAACCCCGAGTGACTTCCTCAAGCAGATCATTGGGAGACCTGTGGTGGTCAAACTGAACTCTGGAGTCGATTACAGAGGTAATGTAACACACCTGACCCGTTCAGCATATCCACTTGTTGAAGTTGTCTTCAGCTCAACCACTTCTTCTCTGAAAAATGTGTCTGATCTGTCTGCAGGTGTCCTGGCCTGCCTGGATGGTTACATGAACATTGCCATAGAGCAGACTGAGGAGTACGTCAACGGCCAGCTCAAGAACAAGTATGGAGATGCTTTTTTAAGAGGAAACAATGGTAAGACTCTGCAATTTATATTCATATCTATgacatatacatacatttttgctCTTCAAGACTTGGGGCGGTGCATATCAAATATATGTGGAAAAGTTCTTCTTGTACAAGCCGAGATTAGGGAGGTTATAGCAGTGGagttcagagagaaagaggaaatttTGTAGATTTGTTGGCCACAAGcataacattttaacttttcattgcagaaaaatcacattttttaaaaaactaataatgtCAGTGATGTTTCTTATATTTTCAAGTGTCCCAGTGCCCATATCACTGAATTTTGGACAGTGCAGTGATGTAGGCAGAGGTATCTCAGAAAGTATGTCACTgtagattaaaaatgaaatgcttcTGATACTATTTTATATTCTGTATTAAATAAGATGCCATTAgttgatgcaaaaacagctacTCTTCCTGGGGACcacacaaaacataataaaaaaaaaacaagacacagtTGAACAGTTAACAAAATAGTTTAAGAAACAAAGGGTGACAGATAAAACAGATTTAGTGATAATGCAAAGCTTTGCTgttcaataaacaaaaaagtcatatggctcaaaaaaacatgatgggtaaataaacacagaaatcagAAACATACTAACATTGtaatcagatgttttttgttttgtcttttcaattttaattttaaaatgtttcttttactttaccttattcataaattaaaaagaaaaaaagtcaaaataatctCTTTAAATCAGGCTATCATGTGTAAGCTAGCTTTAGGAGCCTTCttgcttttcttatttttttttcttttttaaatgagtatatgatataaatatatatacaattattTTGTCTGCTCTCAGTCTTTGATAAAGAAAGTattgtcttaatttttttgtaagttCTGTATTCTCTGTAACATTCAGAACCTAAAGAATCTGTTGTTTTATCTGCACCCTGCTGTCTAGAATTTTCCTTACACCAGCCTTGTACTGTATTTACGGTGTCAGTTCCCTCTGGGATATGAGTCATGCTGGACAGTGGAGTTCTCAGTGTGATAAAAGGGCCAACAGCTAAAGATAGGGCTATTttagtcaaaacaaaacaggctgATAAATGCAGattcaagtaaaagtaacaGTTAGTGTACCTGACGGCTATTATATACTGTCTGCAACCCGACACCTCCATTCAGAATGACCaggtcacaaaaaaatgtgcaagttATCTCTAGCTTGAgaaatgtgactgttttttacacaatgagatCTGCGTCAGTGGGTCTGTGTTTCCCACAGAGAATTTATTTGTGGTTGACCATGGGAAGTTAAGGGAGGGATGACGGCACACAGCACGGAGCATCAAGAATCAGCTGTAAAGTTGTATTACTTGTATTCTCAACCCATCTATAAAATTCCACTATGCCGCAGACATGTTTCCCTGAggtcagctgtgtttgtttgggtcATCAGCCTCTTAGAGCACCCTTTATTTCAGCAAAGCTGAGAAATTCTCATGTGATCATGGGCACATCGGATGACCATACGATGAGAAATTGTGTCAATAAAATTTAGTAAAAATTATAATGCTTTTCCCTTCTTTTCCCATCTCTCTCCACAGTCCTCTACATCAGCACCCAGAAGAGGAAAGTGTAATGAAgaccactattttttttttttttttttcattttaattttccagTGTTTGATGTGTCAGTGGACAACTGTCCCATGTTTTTAGTTCTGTAAAGCCTGACATCCTgatacatgtttgtttgtttttgtaaaagtggaCTAAGTAAATAAATCCTGAGTTTTGATTTATGTCTGATTTAGTGAATATTATTTACACACGTTGGTGTCAAAAATACAGTTTCTTATTCTGTTCTCAGTTGTTCTTCATAAAAACGTAAATGTAGGGTTTGAAGTGACTGTATCATTTCAACAGGCAGGCCTCATTTTCAAAGAAGTAGTTCATATTGTTATATCTTGTGATTTAATTCTTGAATATATCAGGCCTCTCTACTGCCTGTGGGACTGTAGCAGTGGAATAaaaaatgggtgtttttttggctaaatCATTCACTCAAAGTTTATCCCCGGAGCAAGCAAGGAGCAAGCAAATCTGCCACTGATTTACCACGAGGCTTCAAAAGGATTAGaacataattttgtaatttgtcACTAGTAATGTGCTAATTTTGTAATTGATCTTGATACGACTTGCCTGCAGAAACCCATTACTGAATGGCCTGTGTACAAATGTTCTCATCGTCCTGCATTTACTTTATATTACAAGTAATATGATGAACAGCTGTTTTGTataactcaaaataaaactgctcaaGTATGTTTTTATCTTAAGCGTCCTTATTTTCAAACTGAACATGAGTGATGTTATTGACAGTTTTCCTACAGCTTTATATGTTCAGTAATGTACCTGCACCTGACCTTTTCCAGTATCCAGGAGAGTAAATTGTGCATGTGATTATAGAGAACCCATACAGGCAAAAGTAACTTGTTGCTTCCTCTAATGCAGCATTATGGAACAATTCAATATGTACCTGTGAAAGAAAATGATTCTCTTACTGGCCATTTAAACATCCATTACtgaacaacacaaaaagaatGTGACTGCAGGACCAATCCATAAATGGTGCCACCTGCAGGCTGCATTAACATGTAAACAGATCTGTCAGATCAACTCCCACTGCCCTCTGCTGCAGACCTCCATGTTTTAGTGCTTTCAAACATCTCAGAACACACAGCTTACCTTTTGTCATCTGTGACTGCACATAGATGTTCTTTGTTCAGACGTCAGGGTTTGGATTGGCTCCGCCGTCTCCATTGCCCtgtgaaaatgaatgcagaaGCATATGCAAGGAATTGGAAGTTTATTCCATTTCAGTGTGGCCTGTGGTAATTTAGCAAATGAGTTCAAAAGTGGCATCACCTCATTACGCTAAGATAAGAATGCTATAAATATATGATTCATTAGGCTCTTAATGAGAATGCTGAGTGAGGAGGCAGTGAGGGGAATTCTTTTCCTTCCAAGGGTGGATTTTTGAGAGCCTTGTTTTCCAACCTGTACATGCGCACTCTGGCCCCTGGAAGGAGACAAAAGGCTGCCAAGGTCAGGCCCGACTTGAGAATGAAGGACGCGTTATTGATCAAACTCTGCCGAGCTGAGCTGTAGAGAGGGaatgttgggggggggggggggggggggggggggggggagtttgagcaacacacacacagacacagacacacacacacacacgcacacacacacacacacacgtgcgcgcatACAGGCAGACATAGGCACTGAGTGATGTGTACACAGAAACGCATTGTACACAGTGCAACACACAAAGAATCATTATGGCACCTAGTGAGGGTTAGTACAGGCAAATATTTACCCACTGGAATCATAACTGAGCCGCTGGCTGTGTGGCCTCGCAGGGAACCCAATTAATACCATTCACGCAAATGACCTAGTGGCAAACGTCATGCTATTGaaccacaaaaacactgtgAACTGATGCAGTCACTCTTTCATTTGCATGTCCGTGTCAACATCTGAGTATTGATTTTAGCCTTGCAGCCCCCTTTTTCAAGCCTACATTGACATAATgtgcacaatgaatgaaaaaaatagcccttttttaaaaattccatttagttttttcaagatttcttttcttcttgtctGGCGTAGTTTGTTTAGGGCACTGGTCCACTCACCCAATAAAAGCAGACTAGCTCAGGGGCTGCCTGGCGGAGGATGCTGCAGTGGCTCAGGGTTGACGTATGGAGGTGAGTGATGGAGGGGAGAGGACAAAGGAGGATAGAATAGGTGACAGCCTTGTTATGtaggagaaaaagcaaaaggGGGAGACGCAAGTCTTACAGCACCACCAGCTGCCGGAGCTACAACACTACAGTGGAGACACAGAGGGGAGTAcggatggaggagggagggagggaaagtgGAGTATGACTTTGACCCTGACTGATCACTGCAGCATGACTGTCTAGCCTTTTCACAAGGGATCAAAGGATGACAAGGACAACCTgaaaatcagtgatttttttccccatgtttggCTGTGCCATGTTCTCATTTGGACAAGGACAAATCTCTGTTTTCTTCTATGCAAATCTATTCAGAGTGGATCTTTTCATATAAATGATTTCGTCAGGGTTGGCGGAGAGTTTGCTACACATCAGGAACATTcaagtaatttttcttttcctgacgcttttttttttcttctactgtTGCACATATTCAGCAGTATCAAGGTGAATCACCACACGGTAACAAAtgtattgtgtatgtgtgtgcgtacgtGTAGATGAAATAATGAGGCGAATGTAAAGAGATaatatcaaaaacaccttgaatgCAACACCACAAATAACAGCCTCATAACTCACCGTTTGGCTCAATCAACACCCTCTGTTAAAAAAAGCCCAATAAGTCAAACAAAGATTTTGTTGCATTAAATTACACTATCATTGCATCCACTGCCTGTATGTGTAGATGTTCGTAACAATCTGTTTTTGCAAGTGTTAAAAGGCCCCCCTCCTCACAGGGTACTGGGATCTGTGCTGTCCTGCGTGAACTTGACCAGCGTTAACCTCTGCCTGACAGCCTGTCATGTGTTTAGGATGTAAATGATGGCGGTGACCTCCCAGACTGTGTCTCTGCTCTCACAATCCACTGGCTGGGTCAGAGGTCCTGTTAGGTTACTGCAGAATAAACAAACACCTTAGAAACAGCGCAACAATGGCTGACtgatgttgaaaacagctgttaCTGATTATTAAACTGAACGCTCTTTGTTTGTCCATTAATCAGATATGGTTATTTCCCTCAGAATATATCAGGATGAAGTGTGCATTACTGGGGGTTTGATCCAGACGGCTGCCTGCTCCACTTGCTTGTCTTTCAGTAACCTAAATCCAAGTTCAAGTTTGACGGTTGTTTTGATCCTAATTGAGTGTGAGGGCCTGTGCTAGCCTCTGCCGCTCTGCAACCCCTAGGCTCTTTATTTAGCCTCGAGGACAGTCAACCTTGGCCAGAGATGTGACCCTTGACCTTCTTATCTGGAGGAAGCTATTCCCAGCATGGACAGGGGCTTCCGTGATTTATCTTGGCTCCAAATGGCAGCATGATGCAGATGGTAAGGTTAGAGGAGTGTAACTAGGTACCTTTCAGGAGGCCAGATAGCAGTACTGTTGCACACGCGGagcatttttatgtgttacGGTCTCTATGAGCATCAACAGAGTCGCAGACAACAGCCAGGACAAAGTCGTGCATGGTGCAGTTACGTGGTCCACGTGAGTCCTTGAACCTTGACCCCCAAAAGGCTCTCCAGCTGTCACACAACAGAAGGGTCTATTTTGGAAACACACTTGCTTGAAATCTCTTACTAGATTATGACCATATTGTATTATTGACCATGACCTGACCTACTTACAACACAATAAGCTGAGTGGATGTGAATACAAAGCACATCGTCACTATTCTGCTCAACAGgttaaaagttgttttgttgattCTTTGTTCTGTTACTGGTGTGTCTTAATGAACTTTTTCATACCTATTACAACACAAATAGGTGAGGCTTAAGGGTTGGGGTAAAGTGTGGcatccatcatcatcttctgtatcctgaaaaagcaaaaaaaaaaacaaaattaattttgtgaaaGAGGCCATTTTTCACAGCTATAGATTTAACTGGGAATCAAGTCAGACATCCAGTGtaacattgtttctttttctctaacCTGGACCCTAATTTCCCacctttttgtgtctgtgtgtggtgcACACATGTTGTGAGTGGTCACATTACAAATTGTTTTGCAGCAGCCGGCTGCAAtgctctcactcaatactggaccaatttcaaaaattgctgTTCCCATCAGTTACTGTCAGTTACTGgtcctggttaaaaaaatacagcaagttacccttaaaatcacaaaaatgagaaCTTGACACTGGACTTTTCGTTTGAAGAtgtcttttcttgtcttgttgAAGATCATGCGATGTCAGTAAAAGCTCCAGAAATACTACTAAATGGATCTTGGATGATGCTGTTTTGTCAAACATGGACGAAGAGTCCtctaaatgcaaaatgcaaaatgcaaaaaaaaaaaagaaaagatttttgaaTATCTGCAGATGTAGATGTGTGACACAACAACTGAGCAAACTCCTCCCACACATAAAATTATGCGATAAGCTCATAAAATGCTACTAAATTGACCTTGGGGTGACATAGGTTTatcaaatttgagttttaggtTTCGACCTGTAAAATCTATGAACAATAACAAGCAAATAGCAATGCCAGGCAGGCCTTGAATAACCGAAca
Proteins encoded in this window:
- the lsm6 gene encoding U6 snRNA-associated Sm-like protein LSm6 is translated as MSLRKQTPSDFLKQIIGRPVVVKLNSGVDYRGVLACLDGYMNIAIEQTEEYVNGQLKNKYGDAFLRGNNVLYISTQKRKV